The sequence ATAATGCAATGGATATAATCAATCCTAAAGCAAAGGAAGATGTCTTAATCATTGGCTGTGCAACAGAAGTTTCCCAGGAAGAGCAGAACATTATCAAAAATAGTCCTAAAAATGTCAATCAGGAATTCATATGGAAAATAAGATTTTCATTGAATGAAATGCTTCTTGATTTTGAATTGGAACATCCGAATGATCAATTGACCAGATTCATCATAACAGAAGACATTTTTGAAGATGGGCTCTCAAAACATGTTCTTATAAAGTCAATAAAGAAAGTATTCAAAGGAAAGCTTCAATGTATCTGG is a genomic window of Methanobrevibacter sp. containing:
- a CDS encoding DUF2299 domain-containing protein, with translation MAIDEEQVRNWLMEEDLIREKIYDENANFHYIINFPNNNAMDIINPKAKEDVLIIGCATEVSQEEQNIIKNSPKNVNQEFIWKIRFSLNEMLLDFELEHPNDQLTRFIITEDIFEDGLSKHVLIKSIKKVFKGKLQCIWILGKTYGSIQNNNIPE